The following coding sequences are from one Synechococcus sp. HK05 window:
- a CDS encoding homocysteine biosynthesis protein: MSAARGGAPARSESELIALQQRGDLQVCTAAQFHDRVAEQGLEQAFRQTHVVAAGEAGFTAQASLVLQLGPSDPPMRIERCRLGSAEASGGHGNTDLVLPMQGGGAAALEALLQGQRLPFSASGLASPQHPRQELETQLCLEQIGAGQVLLHRAIAENGVVAVSSREGLTPTPWGPVLGPLGSALFSCSGAGSIGFTMPGLHALGPGSPVLVAGAIGWVSGAGAGHQPKVRRQASGHALSPGASCALSVDLHGLEQRWIRACQHRQEGSGLLVAVAAPVPLLNLAIARQAACTNEHLQAPVLDYGVPRRVRPSLGSVSYTQLLSGQLMVGDQRLRCAPAHSPRLATEIALELSERLRSGRFPLRLPLVGLAERPALLPLE; the protein is encoded by the coding sequence GTGTCTGCCGCCCGCGGGGGTGCACCCGCTCGAAGCGAGTCTGAACTGATCGCTCTGCAGCAGCGCGGCGATCTGCAGGTCTGCACCGCAGCGCAATTCCACGATCGCGTGGCGGAACAGGGCCTCGAGCAGGCTTTTCGCCAAACCCATGTGGTGGCGGCGGGAGAAGCCGGATTCACCGCCCAAGCCTCCCTGGTGCTCCAACTCGGCCCCAGCGATCCACCGATGCGGATCGAGCGTTGCCGGCTCGGATCCGCCGAAGCCAGCGGCGGCCATGGCAACACCGATCTGGTGCTGCCGATGCAGGGCGGTGGCGCGGCGGCGCTTGAAGCCCTGCTGCAGGGGCAACGGCTGCCCTTCAGCGCCAGCGGCCTGGCCAGCCCCCAGCACCCGCGCCAGGAGCTGGAAACCCAGCTGTGCCTTGAGCAGATCGGCGCTGGTCAGGTGTTGTTGCACCGTGCCATCGCTGAAAACGGCGTGGTGGCCGTGAGCAGCCGCGAGGGCCTTACCCCCACCCCCTGGGGCCCCGTGCTGGGCCCGCTGGGCAGCGCCCTGTTCAGCTGCAGCGGCGCCGGCAGCATCGGGTTCACCATGCCTGGGCTGCATGCCCTCGGGCCAGGCTCACCGGTCTTGGTGGCCGGTGCCATCGGTTGGGTGAGCGGCGCTGGCGCCGGCCATCAGCCCAAGGTGCGGCGCCAGGCCAGCGGCCATGCCCTGAGCCCCGGAGCCAGCTGTGCGCTGAGCGTGGATCTGCACGGCTTGGAGCAGCGCTGGATTCGCGCTTGCCAACACCGGCAGGAGGGCAGCGGCCTGCTGGTGGCGGTGGCGGCGCCGGTGCCGCTGCTCAACCTGGCGATAGCCCGCCAGGCCGCCTGCACCAACGAGCACTTGCAGGCGCCGGTGCTGGATTACGGCGTGCCGCGCCGGGTGCGCCCCAGCCTGGGCAGCGTGAGCTACACCCAGCTGTTGAGCGGCCAGCTCATGGTGGGCGATCAACGCCTGCGGTGCGCACCAGCCCATAGCCCTCGCCTGGCCACCGAGATCGCTCTCGAGCTCAGCGAGCGGCTGCGCAGCGGCCGCTTCCCCCTTCGTCTGCCGCTGGTGGGCCTGGCGGAACGCCCGGCACTTCTGCCCCTGGAGTGA